The window TATATGACTTATCTGCAATCAACGGCTTTAAAGTTGACAAGCATTCTTCGGGGGGTGTTGGTGATAAAGTTAGTTTAATCTATGCGCCCCTTGTTGCTAGTTTTGGGTTAAAAGTAGCAAAAATGTCTGGACGTGGCCTTGGCCAAACAGGGGGAACAATTGATAAATTAGAAAGTTTTCCGGGGTTCAAAGTTGAAATTCCCTTTGCGGAGTTTGTCCGGATTGTTAATAAAACAAATATTTCAATTATTGCCCAGTCAAGTAATATTGTTCCGGCGGATAAAAAAATTTATGCCCTACGTGATGTTACTGCCACAGTTAATTCAATTCCACTAATTGCAGCTAGCATTATGTGTAAAAAAATTGCCACTGGTAGTGACGGGATTGTCTTAGATGTTAAATGTGGAAATGGGGCCTTTATGAAATCAATTTCCGAAGCTAAACAATTAGCCGAAATTATGGTGGGGATTGGGAAACATTTTGATAAAAAAATTGCTGCTGAAATTACCAACATGAATCAACCATTAGGCCGTGCCATTGGGAATGCGATTGAAATTTATGAAGTTGTGAAAACTTTACAGGGCGAAGGTCCTGATGATTTAAATTATATTGTTTGTGAATCAGCGGCGTTAAGCTTATGCCAAGCAAAATTATTCCCTGATTTTGATAGTGCGTTTAAAGCTTGTCAGGATAAACTTCACAATTCACCAGAACCATTAACTTACTTTAAAAACTTTATCCAAGAACAGGGTGGTGATTTATCACTAATTAGTGATTTGAGTTCGTTGGACCAAATTTTAAAAGTTAAAAATAAAGTTGAAATTAAAGCAAAAGAAACTGGCTTTGTCGAAATTATTGATACTAACGCCTTAGGATTATTGTC is drawn from Spiroplasma mirum ATCC 29335 and contains these coding sequences:
- a CDS encoding thymidine phosphorylase, encoding MRLLDLIEKKKNGQELTQEEIKFIIEGYTNGVIPDYQMSAFLMAVFFQSMSITEISYLTDAMIQSGEVYDLSAINGFKVDKHSSGGVGDKVSLIYAPLVASFGLKVAKMSGRGLGQTGGTIDKLESFPGFKVEIPFAEFVRIVNKTNISIIAQSSNIVPADKKIYALRDVTATVNSIPLIAASIMCKKIATGSDGIVLDVKCGNGAFMKSISEAKQLAEIMVGIGKHFDKKIAAEITNMNQPLGRAIGNAIEIYEVVKTLQGEGPDDLNYIVCESAALSLCQAKLFPDFDSAFKACQDKLHNSPEPLTYFKNFIQEQGGDLSLISDLSSLDQILKVKNKVEIKAKETGFVEIIDTNALGLLSVRLGAGRNTKEEAIDHHAGIYLNKKTGEFVNEGEVVMTLYTNRYITEPVYEWAESTFKITDKKPKDYELVYEVIQ